The nucleotide window tattatttaatgacCTTCTCCAAAGTAATTTGTTCACACTTTCCCTTAAAGATACTTTAACATCGGCCTCTATCTTTTGAAGTAGTGTCATGTCCGTGTCTAATAAAATCTTTCTGTAAAATTCCTTTAAAGCGTTTACCTTATTTGAATACTTTGAATCAAGTTCCGTAAACGTAGCTCGAAGTTTTTCATATTGTGTACGAAAAAAGTCTTTCTTAGCTACTGCCTCTAATACATTCTTTTGACTTATTATTGTATCACTTAGCTGTTTTATCATTTGGTTTGCATCCATTAATGCACTTTTAAGTTTGTCTCTCTCGGTCATCATCTCCCCAGCACTGTAGAAGAGCTTGTTGTACTGTTCTAAAGCTTTTTTTAGAGCGTCGGAGGATTCATCGTATCTTCTAACTAAAGCAGTATGCACCATTTTGGGTACATACTGTGCCTCAATCTCCTCTCTAGAAGTTGATCTATCatgatgaagttgttgTTCAAGTTTCTGTTGCTGTATTGCAGTTCTTGTCTGAAGTCCTCGAATAGTCACATTAGCCTGGTTCATGTATTGGTTGGCAACAGTTATTTGGTACTCTGTCTGTCTCAGGTTTGCAGTCACTTGTTCTTTAGCCTTCGTTTCCTTTACGAgtaaaaatttcaaagtaGTTACTTCATGTTCCTTTGATTCCCTGACGTGATTTAATTCCCTACTTAGTTGCataattttattctttaacGATTTAGTGTACTCACTTTCAATGGATACTGATAGATCTTTAGTTTCTGCATTTGACTCAATGCGTCCAAATTTTATGTCGATGGATTTTTCTAATGtttcatattcatcaatacGTTCCTTTACATCGTTCTTTAGAGTATTCAACtcttgtttcaatttcatcttttcatcattatttacTTGTTCTAATTCCAAAATCTTGGATTTTAATGCCTCAATAAGCTCACGATCTAACTCTCGCATTTCAGgatcattttccaaagacTCAGCATAGGCACTTTCAGTCACTTCCTGGgaaaaatcttcttctgcaGTTGAATCAAGGTCAATATATTCACGTGAGTCACTTTCTgtaacaaataatttttgtttgtCAACATTTTTTTGCAGTTGAGGAGAATTATCCTCTTCGTCAGTGGATGGCTCATCTGAAAATTGGTTTAGTTCATTTAGTTCTTGTTGCTTCCAACCATGCAGTTCCAATTGTTGATTACTAAAATCATTAAGAATTACCTCTCGCtcaattttcaaattgttttGCTCCTCTAGTAGGCTGGTAAACTTCCCATACAAACTTGCAAATTTGATTTGCTTTTTAATCAATTCATCCAACAATAATCTTGAATTAGtctttaaaaatttctcattcttttcaaaatgttcCAATTTAGTCTCTAATTTAGATATTTTCCCTTTAAGTTCTTTTTCAGTGGATTTTCCACGTTTGCGATGCTTTAAAGAACGGTCTTCGATGGCGTCATTCTTTTCACGCACTCTCTTCTTTCCGTCATGGTTTTGATTCGACCCCATTTTCCCCTAGCCTTAACTTGAGGAATTATGCAAGTAAGAAAAGTTATGAATGCAAATCAGTATCACTAGATATGTTAACCGTATTGTTGAAGATGAGTTTGATCTGCTACAcgaaatattttccaatgcCTAAATAAACATAAACAAATGTTGGTTCCCTACaatcatttttcaatgacGCGCCGGGTAAAAATGCAAATGCTTACTATATAAACTAGAATATCTATCTATACAATGTGCTATGAGTGTTAGGTGAGGTAAAGGCTGTAAGATATGGTTTATTAGAGGTAATATTCTGTTTCTTCTGTATCTTCCGGTACCAGTGAATCAGCTGGTGGTTCGCTAGGTGGCTCGTCATGCACTGGTTGAGGTGGCGATGTTGGTGGTAGATAAGTGTGAATATCTTGATTGAATCTTGAACGACCCGCTGGTGGTCCACTTATTCTCTTCTCCCGGATTACGTTTGTTAGAAATAAGAATGACATTAAGTccattctttgaataagTTTATCCAATGAGACATCGGGTTTTCTATATTCCCAAACCATGACTTTGTATTCTTCACCATATACTTTTTCGATGGTGTCTAATAAAGCGGATTTTATTACAGAATCAGGAAAGGGTGGTTCATTTGCTATCCTGTGTAACGcttctaatttttcaatccAGAGTCTAATATGATGTTCTTTCGTTGCTTGGTTTAATTTAAAgtttattaagaaattatttgCCACATGTAACGGTGGTGTAGAAAATACTTTCCTTTTAATTATTTCCCAGTTATGAGGTACGGGCATGCTAAGTACGAaaagattttcaaatatttcaatgagAATCCATGCAATAAAGTTTGCTTCTTCAGCTGCAAATCTTTGAAGTCCCTCTGATTGGTCGATATCACTAACATTCGTTTTCAGCATTGTCAGTAAATTAGCAGCTTCtaaagatttttcaaaatgtaATGCCCAAAGTGggaaaaatttctttaaaattggATCTCTCTTCCATTTGAATATCTGTTCTTgccaaaaatatttcatatCTGCCTTGTATGATTCCGCGTCAAAagtgaagaaagaaattgatggaAATTGAGGTATGGTAGATACTGTCAACATGGACCAATATATGGGTTCACCGTCATCCTTTGATAATGCAGGCCATCTTCTACAATCCAGTTTGGCTAAActcttgatattttttttcgtttcttcctttttcaTAGAATCGAGTTGGATTTTATCGTTGGTTTGTATCTTCGATACCTCAAATCGTATCTTCTTTGGTGTGGCAGGGGGGGATGTTACCTCTAGTTTCTGCTTAGGTGAAAGTTGTTCCTCATTTGTCGATTTTGCATCTATTGTTGGTTCAGGAGCTGTGGTCTTCGGTAATTCATTAAACTCAAACGCAACTTTATTAGGTAAAGCAGTGCTTTCGTTcatttcttgttgttgtttcagagcattattttcctttgcAATATCCtcctttttttcttgttgcTGATTCACAGTAATAGTATTCTTATTCTGTTCTGTCATTTCCTTCATCTCTTGTGGGGGGTGTTCCTTATCCTTATTCTGTTCAACTATATTGCTTTTCTCTTGTGGATGTTCTACTACATCAGTGTCCTTTTCTGGTCGGCGTTGTGTATCTTTGTTTTCATCTACGATATTCTGCTTCATTTCCGGTTGCTGTTTTAAATCCTTATCTTTCTCATCCACATGGTCCTTGTCTTGTGGTTGTTCTTCTAAATCTTTGGTCTGTTCTGATACGGCATTCTCTTCAGAATGTTGATCGACATTTGTATTCTGATCAACTAAACTTTGTTCGATCCCTGATTGTTTTTCTACACTCTGCTCATCCTCCTTCTCTTGTGATTGTTTTTCTAACGTTattacattattattctcTTCATATTGAGGCGGCAggttttcattttctacCTCAGTCTTGATGAGCTCTTCATCATGATCCTCGGTTCCTGATGCAGCATTAAACAAGTTCAATAGATCATTAAGTGAGAATGGGTAGTTCTTCCAACTAGGGAACAACTGTAGCAACTTCTCCGCATCCTCCCTCTTGAAGAACAGAGCCACGGGATCCTCTATCTCCTGATCCTGTTCATCTAATGGATTGATGGGTCTTATATTGGGCAGTTCAGTGAGCTTTCCGTTAGGGGCATCCATTGCGACGTCCTCCTCTTATTATACCTGTTGCTTCTGAGGGCAGTTGTCTTTGAATAGTTCACCATTAACgtttgatattttttttcattaaggTTCCGATGTGCACCATAAGGATATATAGATACAAGATTATATCGTTAAATAGACCACATATATACGTCTAAACACATGGACATAGCACTACCGTTCAAGATGGTTGGATGTCTGCCATCGAGTTGACTGTTCCGGATACGATGTGATGGGTGTTTGCAACAGCTGTTTCTTTCTGTCTTCAAAACACAAATCGCAAGCTGCAACAGAACATGTCAGTGGACAAGACGGTCAATGGGTAGTAGCCTCCTTCTGAACAGCAATTGCTCTTGAGCTATTAGCTTGTCCCTTGTGCTGTGTAGTATTACTATATTACTGTTGTTGTAGTCCATATATCTTTCTTGCGGACCGCGTTACCCGTACATTCTTTCTCTTCCAGTTCTCTTCTGTTCTGTTCATTCTGATCCCTGAACTGTCTCTTTCTTGTCTGATTCACTACTTCAACCTCCCCGTCCTGGTACccttatcttcttcttcttgttcttatCCTCTCTTCACCATCGACACTGCACTATCACTCAACAgcacaacaacaacaacagcaagaACAATGGTATTCGGTCTGTCCAAGAGAGAGACAAGAGTCCCCGACCTCTCTAGGTACGACTACTACTACGCTAACAAGAAGCCAGACTACAACAAGTCTCCTCAACTCTCCACAGATGCTGCATGGGCTGCCCAGAACAGAACATCTTCCCTTTCAAGAGTCAATGCTCCACAGGCAGCAGCTACACAACCAAAACCACAGCAACATCGTCGTCGTCGTGCCAGTCAGATATCCTACTCCTCTTCTCCTGCTCAAAGAAGAGTCTCTGCTCCAGTAGCCAAACAAAGAGCACCTGTGAAGAGACAGTcacagcagcagcaacaacaacaatacaGATCGTATTCATTGGCTTCACATGACGGAGTACATCGAACAAAGACCACACATACCAAACAAGCAACAACAGGAGCCGTTGCAGCAAAAAGGAAGGCCAATTCCATCACAATCGCATCTCATAAACCACCAGCTTCAAATTCACGCACAAACTCCATAACAGTCCAGACTAAAAAGATCAAGGACCCTCAGGGAAGAACCGCATCATTCACGAGACAAACAAGGAGGATTGTGGATGGGTACGAAGTCATTGAGACAAGCACCATCACTAGAACAAAACTACCTGCTTCTGCCCAGGATAATGCTGATCTAGTTGCATTACCTCCTCATCAGAACCATTTCGATCAATTTAGTGACAATTTCATGACGTTGGAAAGTGAAGGCGATGAGGAACCAATCATTGACACTGTTTCAGGAGACGAGGAGGTAGTGGACAGGAATAATGTACCCATTACAGCAGATGATCTGGATGAGTTCCCGCTAGAGGACGAGAtcattgatgaagaggatgaagaggaagaggaagaaggCAATGATGAACCCATTTCAGCAAAGGCAGAGGAATTCATCTCCAAAAATTTTGTATACGATACAAGAAACCCATACCTGGATGATATGGGCACCAATGATACAGTTAACGAACCATCCACTCCGGAATTGCATCATCCTTACTCAACTTTTAAATCACATACACAGAAATCTCCAACTAGTACGTCATTAGTACCCTTGGAACAAGAAAGCAGTTTGTCCAAATTTTCGGATGCATTAGATCATATACCAGTAACAGGATCACTaccagaagaagaagaacaagaagaagagtaTGTGGCCCCACCAGTAATTCGTGTCAAGAAGCCAAGAGGAAGTTCAATAGGTTCAAATTCAGTTCCCTCCTCACCAAGAAAGGTACCCAAGAAGGTATCTACGAGAACATTGCAAAAGAAGGCCTCATCACCTCAACCTTCAGCCAGATCCAACTTAAGTAAGAACACTACAATGACTAAACAAAGGCAGTCTCATTCACAACAACCAAAACCCGCTAAGAAAAAGCCAATgacagaagaagaaatgtaTGCCAAGGCATTAGAAATAGCAACCATTAATGTATTCGGGAAGAACACACCAGTACCATTGTCAACGAGAACGTctgaaagaaaaagtaaTATGGGACAACGAATGTCACTAAGAGATCAACCTTCCACTACCATAGGTTCAGAACCCATGAATAACACTAGCCATGGAACAAGTGATACATCGGTACCTAGTCCTCCAACCAAATCACACAAGACGTTTGGAGGTTCTTTCTTTCACAGAGAAAAGATTCAACCAATTGTTGAAAAGGAAGCAGCTGTGACAGAGCCCGTACAAGCtcctgaagaaaataattccCTAGCCATGACAAAAGTGGTACCACCAGTTGTGGTTCCATCGTCAATTCCTTCTGATACTCCGATAACGGTACCACAATCACCATCACCAACAACATCAGGTATTTCCGAAGAAGTAGTGGATAAACAAATTTCAAGCCCTGACAAGACGAAATCACATAAGAATAAAGGGTTTAGaaattctttcttccaTAAGGAAAAAGTATTCACTCCCATCATTGAAGACCCACCCGTGGCGAAaccttttgaaattgatgatgattcaaTGCCAGTACTACCAGTAACACCTGTAGAAGAACCACAGTCTACATTAGTAGTTGCCAATAGTAGTAATAACATCAAGcctaagaagaagaaaatgacagatgaagaaatgtATGCATCagctttgaaaatttctgaAGAGAGAAGTAAAAATGCCAAGGGTATAATGGGAACTGCATCAAGTACTTCACATGAGGATGAAAATCATTCATCCATGCAGACTACACCATTAACTATCACACCACCTACATCGCAAGAAACTGTTGATCATCAATTACACCAACCTTCCAAACCTGtccaaaagaaaaaattgaaatcatttATGGACAAAGTGGTACAATTCTCCACAGAGAATACAGGGTATCAACCATCTCCcaaggaaaaggaaagattgaaaatggaGGAGGCAAATCAACTGAAGCAACAGGTAAGTCATGAACCTGTACAGCAGGATGCATCCGTAATGATGCGTAGGCCATCAATCAATTCACATCGAGGTGCATCAACCACACTGCCGATAGAATACCCTCTCTATCACCCttcagaaaataaaagtgtttcatcatttgaaagaGGACAAAACCACCATCCTACAGCTTCTACTACATTAGCCACACAAACCACATTGTCTCACACTAAGGACATCGAAAGTGCAACTTCATTTGGAAGACGAAAGAGCACTACAGCTACTACAACATCATCGTCACATAAAGGTTTAGGCGCGTTTGGTATCCacaaaaataaatcacCTTCAGCTGGACACCATCAAGAACATCATACTCCAGTCGTTACAAAGCTTAAGAATGTACATCCACCAAGCTCTACAGACAATACTTCGACGACAGCATCAACGACAAAGAAGAGAGGtttcttttctaaattgTTCGGTCGT belongs to Naumovozyma castellii chromosome 3, complete genome and includes:
- the ASF2 gene encoding Asf2p (ancestral locus Anc_8.443), with translation MGSNQNHDGKKRVREKNDAIEDRSLKHRKRGKSTEKELKGKISKLETKLEHFEKNEKFLKTNSRLLLDELIKKQIKFASLYGKFTSLLEEQNNLKIEREVILNDFSNQQLELHGWKQQELNELNQFSDEPSTDEEDNSPQLQKNVDKQKLFVTESDSREYIDLDSTAEEDFSQEVTESAYAESLENDPEMRELDRELIEALKSKILELEQVNNDEKMKLKQELNTLKNDVKERIDEYETLEKSIDIKFGRIESNAETKDLSVSIESEYTKSLKNKIMQLSRELNHVRESKEHEVTTLKFLLVKETKAKEQVTANLRQTEYQITVANQYMNQANVTIRGLQTRTAIQQQKLEQQLHHDRSTSREEIEAQYVPKMVHTALVRRYDESSDALKKALEQYNKLFYSAGEMMTERDKLKSALMDANQMIKQLSDTIISQKNVLEAVAKKDFFRTQYEKLRATFTELDSKYSNKVNALKEFYRKILLDTDMTLLQKIEADVKVSLRESVNKLLWRRSLNNNLPTSEKENLKSNIKSTFELLSNIIGDIEVDTSDLPQLSNKNNFLTSAETILSRIQRLNAEMPKLGKNVYLEFNELTSQLIKDAEIRLMAGETALQSRNHAINTPQTIPNVLSISEPAFKETVKAADMKTKMVEPVDNRKASEVESPDQVNIQNNSNALTSYKRTSMKGNERLSTTKAQKHKEAPQQSRLNVINEGPFKQFQSQISNSQITFNRTGKTGRLQSLDSAPSKTTTLFNTAAQVMNYRKNPSILRQGSQSRPLFQTSFDSNRSNIVTIQTPNEGHSNIRSEPGRTTKEGNELVQLVSVTPSIQNDHLQPSSKSINNEETKSSSNDTPSKKRIVLYNPERNGPHNFLGLSQNPELQKQEKAPSFGLSNMVARNPFSHLSKNPPLLNWKLPEKQGVSKSQPSNNTNQVKPPGSTEKNINTTLPH
- the NCAS0C02670 gene encoding uncharacterized protein (ancestral locus Anc_8.442); translated protein: MDAPNGKLTELPNIRPINPLDEQDQEIEDPVALFFKREDAEKLLQLFPSWKNYPFSLNDLLNLFNAASGTEDHDEELIKTEVENENLPPQYEENNNVITLEKQSQEKEDEQSVEKQSGIEQSLVDQNTNVDQHSEENAVSEQTKDLEEQPQDKDHVDEKDKDLKQQPEMKQNIVDENKDTQRRPEKDTDVVEHPQEKSNIVEQNKDKEHPPQEMKEMTEQNKNTITVNQQQEKKEDIAKENNALKQQQEMNESTALPNKVAFEFNELPKTTAPEPTIDAKSTNEEQLSPKQKLEVTSPPATPKKIRFEVSKIQTNDKIQLDSMKKEETKKNIKSLAKLDCRRWPALSKDDGEPIYWSMLTVSTIPQFPSISFFTFDAESYKADMKYFWQEQIFKWKRDPILKKFFPLWALHFEKSLEAANLLTMLKTNVSDIDQSEGLQRFAAEEANFIAWILIEIFENLFVLSMPVPHNWEIIKRKVFSTPPLHVANNFLINFKLNQATKEHHIRLWIEKLEALHRIANEPPFPDSVIKSALLDTIEKVYGEEYKVMVWEYRKPDVSLDKLIQRMDLMSFLFLTNVIREKRISGPPAGRSRFNQDIHTYLPPTSPPQPVHDEPPSEPPADSLVPEDTEETEYYL
- the MSC3 gene encoding Msc3p (ancestral locus Anc_8.440), giving the protein MVFGLSKRETRVPDLSRYDYYYANKKPDYNKSPQLSTDAAWAAQNRTSSLSRVNAPQAAATQPKPQQHRRRRASQISYSSSPAQRRVSAPVAKQRAPVKRQSQQQQQQQYRSYSLASHDGVHRTKTTHTKQATTGAVAAKRKANSITIASHKPPASNSRTNSITVQTKKIKDPQGRTASFTRQTRRIVDGYEVIETSTITRTKLPASAQDNADLVALPPHQNHFDQFSDNFMTLESEGDEEPIIDTVSGDEEVVDRNNVPITADDLDEFPLEDEIIDEEDEEEEEEGNDEPISAKAEEFISKNFVYDTRNPYLDDMGTNDTVNEPSTPELHHPYSTFKSHTQKSPTSTSLVPLEQESSLSKFSDALDHIPVTGSLPEEEEQEEEYVAPPVIRVKKPRGSSIGSNSVPSSPRKVPKKVSTRTLQKKASSPQPSARSNLSKNTTMTKQRQSHSQQPKPAKKKPMTEEEMYAKALEIATINVFGKNTPVPLSTRTSERKSNMGQRMSLRDQPSTTIGSEPMNNTSHGTSDTSVPSPPTKSHKTFGGSFFHREKIQPIVEKEAAVTEPVQAPEENNSLAMTKVVPPVVVPSSIPSDTPITVPQSPSPTTSGISEEVVDKQISSPDKTKSHKNKGFRNSFFHKEKVFTPIIEDPPVAKPFEIDDDSMPVLPVTPVEEPQSTLVVANSSNNIKPKKKKMTDEEMYASALKISEERSKNAKGIMGTASSTSHEDENHSSMQTTPLTITPPTSQETVDHQLHQPSKPVQKKKLKSFMDKVVQFSTENTGYQPSPKEKERLKMEEANQLKQQVSHEPVQQDASVMMRRPSINSHRGASTTLPIEYPLYHPSENKSVSSFERGQNHHPTASTTLATQTTLSHTKDIESATSFGRRKSTTATTTSSSHKGLGAFGIHKNKSPSAGHHQEHHTPVVTKLKNVHPPSSTDNTSTTASTTKKRGFFSKLFGRH